In Janthinobacterium sp. J1-1, a single genomic region encodes these proteins:
- a CDS encoding AAA family ATPase translates to MNLYKRGLVVGKFCPLHQGHELLINRARDACEELLIVSYTKPEFPGIEPARREQWLRALYPQASVVVLDDERLAALCAVRGVAARTLPHNDLDDGDVHRHFMGWLCWTVLKLPVDVVFSSEDYGPGFADVLGEFYASSKVAHVSVDQARTLVPVSGTAVRFDPHGQRAFLSPLVYASLVTRICVLGGESSGKTTLTAALAAHFDTAWVAEYGRELWESQDGVLAYDDLLKIGREQLRREELAAGQARRWLFCDTSPMTTYFYCVEMFGKAEPELARLAEHRYDLVLLCAPDFPFIQDGTRRDEDFRARQHAWYQQELARRGIAYVDVTGSVAQRIRQVATLLPHV, encoded by the coding sequence ATGAACCTTTACAAACGCGGCCTGGTGGTGGGCAAATTCTGCCCGCTGCACCAGGGCCATGAACTTCTGATCAATCGCGCCCGGGACGCCTGCGAAGAACTGCTGATCGTCAGCTATACCAAGCCCGAATTTCCCGGCATCGAGCCAGCGCGCAGGGAGCAATGGCTGCGCGCGCTGTATCCGCAGGCAAGCGTCGTCGTGCTCGATGACGAGCGCCTGGCGGCTTTGTGCGCGGTGCGCGGCGTCGCGGCCCGCACCTTGCCGCACAATGACCTCGACGATGGCGATGTGCACCGCCACTTTATGGGCTGGCTATGCTGGACGGTGTTGAAGCTGCCGGTCGATGTGGTATTTAGCAGCGAGGACTATGGCCCCGGTTTTGCCGATGTGCTGGGCGAGTTTTATGCCAGCTCAAAAGTGGCGCATGTCAGCGTCGACCAGGCGAGAACACTGGTGCCGGTGTCCGGCACGGCGGTGCGCTTTGATCCGCATGGACAGCGCGCCTTTCTGTCGCCGCTGGTCTACGCCAGCCTGGTCACGCGCATCTGCGTGCTGGGCGGCGAGTCGAGCGGCAAGACCACGCTCACCGCCGCGCTGGCCGCCCATTTCGACACCGCCTGGGTGGCCGAATACGGCCGCGAACTGTGGGAAAGCCAGGACGGCGTGCTGGCCTACGATGACCTGCTGAAAATCGGCCGCGAACAGCTCAGGCGCGAGGAGCTGGCGGCAGGGCAGGCGCGGCGCTGGCTGTTCTGCGACACCTCGCCCATGACCACTTACTTTTACTGCGTCGAGATGTTCGGCAAGGCCGAGCCGGAACTGGCGCGGCTGGCCGAACACCGCTACGACCTGGTGCTGCTGTGCGCACCGGACTTCCCGTTTATCCAGGACGGCACGCGCCGCGACGAGGATTTTCGCGCGCGCCAGCATGCGTGGTACCAGCAAGAGCTGGCGCGGCGGGGGATTGCGTATGTCGATGTGACGGGCAGCGTGGCGCAGCGGATCAGGCAAGTAGCTACCTTGTTGCCTCACGTATGA
- a CDS encoding capsule biosynthesis protein CapK → MTLLHSDANLPAGAWDSDLDYCPTLTQAGRRMLAHLRSHPAAPVYSNRSGNKLLAGEVDALRAYEQEVMDAVIGWRPAQPPAWMAGFLRHAWTTVPHYRACGSPPARLLDVPPISRADLSHDIAAFVPDDADLARMINFHTTGTTGHPLLIASHPVVAGRYLAFHKRALKRFGVTLRHGAGQVGVMLLGHQRRCFTYVSVTPTMGESGLAKLNLHVDDWRHPDDRARYLDAMAPELIAGDPISFAELLNIPMTHRPAALMSVSMMLLPGMRARLEQRFNCPVLDIYSLNEVGPVAVFDEAAGGHVLLQHRLYVEILDGDGRPVPDGVRGEITVTGGFNFCLPLLRYRTGDHASLAHGPHGPVLVGLAGRSPLRYRSSSGAWINNIDITHALKPLAIALFGVHQRQDGSIVLRLAPGAMAQAPQACALLAPFFGDITVAALLAEDKIIQYTSDLQEAAA, encoded by the coding sequence ATGACCTTGTTGCATAGTGACGCGAACCTGCCTGCCGGCGCCTGGGACAGCGACCTCGATTACTGTCCCACCCTGACGCAGGCGGGCCGGCGCATGCTGGCTCACTTGCGCAGCCACCCGGCGGCGCCTGTTTACAGCAACCGCAGCGGCAACAAGCTGCTGGCCGGCGAGGTGGACGCCTTGCGCGCATATGAACAGGAGGTGATGGACGCCGTCATCGGCTGGCGGCCGGCCCAGCCGCCAGCCTGGATGGCCGGCTTCCTGCGCCATGCCTGGACTACCGTGCCGCATTACCGCGCCTGCGGTTCGCCACCCGCGCGGCTGCTCGACGTGCCACCCATCAGCCGGGCCGACCTGTCGCACGATATCGCCGCATTCGTGCCGGACGACGCCGACCTGGCGCGCATGATCAACTTCCATACCACGGGAACGACGGGCCACCCGCTGCTGATCGCCTCGCACCCGGTGGTGGCGGGGCGTTACCTGGCCTTCCACAAGCGCGCGCTCAAGCGTTTTGGCGTGACACTGCGCCATGGCGCGGGGCAGGTGGGCGTGATGCTGCTGGGGCACCAGCGCCGCTGCTTCACCTATGTTTCGGTGACACCGACCATGGGCGAATCGGGGCTGGCCAAGCTGAACCTGCACGTTGACGACTGGCGCCATCCCGATGACCGCGCAAGGTACCTGGATGCGATGGCGCCCGAGCTGATCGCGGGCGACCCGATCTCGTTTGCCGAGCTGCTCAACATACCGATGACGCACCGCCCGGCCGCCCTGATGTCGGTCTCGATGATGCTGTTGCCGGGCATGCGCGCGCGGCTGGAGCAGCGGTTCAACTGCCCCGTGCTCGATATCTATTCGCTCAATGAAGTGGGGCCGGTCGCCGTGTTTGATGAAGCGGCCGGCGGCCATGTGCTGCTGCAGCACCGGCTGTATGTGGAAATTCTCGATGGCGACGGCAGGCCGGTGCCCGATGGCGTGCGTGGCGAAATCACGGTCACCGGTGGCTTCAATTTCTGCCTGCCGCTGCTGCGCTACCGCACCGGCGACCATGCCTCGCTGGCGCACGGCCCGCATGGCCCGGTGCTGGTGGGCCTGGCCGGGCGCAGCCCGCTGCGCTACCGCAGCAGCAGCGGCGCATGGATCAACAATATAGATATCACGCACGCGCTGAAACCGCTGGCCATCGCACTGTTCGGCGTGCACCAGCGGCAGGATGGTTCCATCGTGCTGCGCCTGGCGCCTGGCGCCATGGCGCAGGCGCCCCAGGCCTGCGCCTTGCTGGCGCCATTCTTCGGCGACATCACGGTGGCGGCCTTGCTGGCGGAAGACAAGATCATTCAATACACCTCGGATTTGCAGGAAGCGGCGGCATGA
- a CDS encoding aminotransferase class I/II-fold pyridoxal phosphate-dependent enzyme, which produces MRIETLAVHAGYSPDPTTKAAAVPIYQTVAYAFDNAQHGADLFDLKVAGNIYTRIMNPTQDVLEKRVAALEGGVAALAVASGMAAITYAIQTIAEAGDNFLSASQLYGGTYNLFAHTLPQIGIEVRFADARQPETFAALIDSRTKAIFCESIGNPLGNVTDVARLAEIAHAHGIPLIVDNTVPSPYLFRPIEHGADIVVHSLTKYLGGHGTTVGGAIVDSGKFPWAEHKERFKRLNEPDVSYHGVVYTEAFGPAAFIGRARVVPLRNMGAAISPLSAFQLIQGIETLALRMDRICDNTLALAKHLKQHPKVAWVNYAGLEDHADYALVQKYMQGRASGILSFGLKLAGDEDPRAAGARVLDALQLFTRLVNIGDAKSLATHPASTTHRQLNPEELAKAGVSEDMLRLSVGIEHIDDLREDLEQALAAA; this is translated from the coding sequence ATGAGAATCGAAACCCTGGCCGTGCATGCCGGCTATTCCCCCGACCCCACCACCAAGGCCGCCGCCGTCCCCATCTACCAGACGGTGGCCTATGCCTTCGACAATGCCCAGCATGGCGCCGACCTGTTCGACCTCAAGGTCGCTGGCAATATCTACACGCGCATCATGAACCCGACCCAGGACGTGCTGGAAAAGCGCGTCGCCGCGCTCGAAGGCGGCGTGGCGGCACTGGCCGTGGCGTCGGGCATGGCGGCGATTACCTATGCGATCCAGACCATCGCCGAAGCGGGCGACAATTTTCTGTCCGCCAGCCAGCTGTACGGCGGCACCTACAATCTGTTTGCCCATACGCTGCCGCAGATCGGCATCGAGGTGCGCTTTGCCGATGCGCGCCAGCCGGAGACTTTCGCCGCGCTGATCGACAGCCGCACCAAGGCGATTTTCTGCGAATCGATCGGCAACCCGCTGGGCAATGTGACCGACGTGGCCAGGCTGGCCGAGATCGCCCATGCGCACGGCATTCCGCTGATCGTCGATAACACCGTGCCGAGTCCCTATCTGTTCCGCCCGATCGAGCACGGCGCCGACATCGTGGTGCACTCGCTGACCAAATACCTGGGCGGCCATGGCACCACGGTGGGCGGCGCCATTGTCGACAGCGGCAAGTTCCCGTGGGCCGAACATAAAGAGCGCTTCAAGCGCCTGAACGAACCGGACGTGTCGTATCACGGCGTGGTCTACACGGAAGCGTTCGGCCCGGCCGCCTTTATCGGCCGCGCCAGGGTCGTCCCGCTGCGCAATATGGGCGCGGCGATTTCTCCGCTGAGCGCCTTCCAGCTGATCCAGGGCATCGAGACCCTGGCCCTGCGCATGGACCGCATCTGCGACAACACGCTGGCGCTGGCCAAACACCTGAAGCAGCATCCGAAAGTCGCGTGGGTCAATTACGCTGGCCTGGAAGACCATGCCGACTACGCGCTGGTGCAGAAATACATGCAGGGCCGCGCCTCAGGCATTCTGTCGTTCGGCCTGAAGCTGGCGGGAGACGAAGATCCGCGCGCAGCCGGCGCCCGCGTGCTCGACGCGCTGCAGCTGTTTACGCGCCTGGTCAATATCGGCGACGCCAAGTCGCTGGCCACACATCCTGCATCGACCACCCACCGCCAGCTGAACCCTGAAGAACTGGCCAAGGCGGGCGTGTCGGAAGACATGCTGCGCCTGTCGGTCGGCATCGAGCATATCGACGATCTGCGCGAGGATCTTGAGCAGGCGCTGGCGGCGGCATAA